A single region of the Panulirus ornatus isolate Po-2019 chromosome 17, ASM3632096v1, whole genome shotgun sequence genome encodes:
- the LOC139754413 gene encoding uncharacterized protein: SPSFSWCVRACRLCAPDCTGVDPGTSVRDPTDCTRYYVCLDASGTGELVPSSVSLECPDGQYLNDAHTVPRCDPISGAPQGFCSNLCNPCKPHCTDAGGVTPHPTDCSTYYVCLENGHILEVGCPSDVPFFDFMSGECFADDTLCYSYCDPCLPHCTVDGERIPHPSDCTKFYLCSPPEIVSFTCPHNQVFNRETSQCEEDAVCVVDCPDTTDNPLI; this comes from the exons TCACCCTCGTTCTCCTG GTGCGTCCGAGCGTGCAGGCTGTGCGCCCCGGACTGCACAGGTGTGGACCCGGGGACCAGCGTGAGGGACCCCACCGACTGTACCAGGTACTACGTCTGCCTCGACGCCTCAGGCACCG GTGAGCTGGTGCCGTCCTCTGTTTCCTTGGAATGTCCTGATGGCCAGTACCTCAACGACGCCCACACGGTGCCCCGTTGCGACCCTATCTCTGGCGCCCCACAGGGGTTCTGCTCCAACCTCTGCAACCCCTGCAAGCCTCATTGCACCGACGCCGGTGGGGTTACGCCCCATCCCACCGACTGCTCCACCTACTACGTCTGCCTGGAGAATGGCCACATCCTGGAGGTGGGTTGTCCTAGCGATGTGCCGTTCTTCGACttcatgtctggggagtgtttcGCCGACGACACCTTGTGCTACAGTTACTGCGACCCGTGCCTCCCCCACTGCACCGTGGACGGGGAGCGCATCCCACACCCCAGCGACTGTACCAAGTTCTACCTCTGTAGCCCACCCGAAATAGTGAGCTTCACCTGCCCACACAACCAGGTGTTCAACAGGGAAACTAGCCAGTGTGAGGAGGACGCCGTCTGTGTGGTAGACTGTCCAGACACCACGGACAACCCGCTCATCTGA
- the LOC139754463 gene encoding uncharacterized protein produces the protein MYLVSLTISLLSLVVRPSVQLCAPDCTGVDPGTSVRDPTDCTRYYVCLDASGTGELVPSAEPIPCPDGHYFNEAHTLPRCDPINGAPSDFCSPLCDPCVPHCTSSGDLAPHPTDCSTYYVCLQNNHVLAVGCPAEVPNFDFLTGNCQADDTLCYHYCNPCVPHCTYTGQRVLDPLDCTKFYLCTPPTMSHFLCPHNQVFNAETSQCEDDAECIVSCTNRK, from the exons ATGTACCTCGTCTCTCTCACTATCTCCCTTCTGTCACTGGTG GTGCGTCCGAGCGTGCAGCTGTGCGCCCCGGACTGCACAGGTGTGGACCCGGGGACCAGCGTGAGGGACCCCACCGACTGTACCAGGTACTACGTCTGCCTCGACGCCTCAGGCACCG GAGAGCTGGTGCCGTCGGCCGAGCCCATACCATGTCCGGACGGCCACTACTTCAACGAGGCCCATACTCTGCCCCGGTGTGACCCCATCAACGGCGCCCCGAGTGACTTCTGCTCCCCGCTGTGTGACCCCTGCGTCCCTCACTGCACCAGCTCTGGAGACCTCGCGCCACACCCCACCGACTGCTCCACCTACTACGTTTGTCTCCAGAATAACCACGTGCTGGCGGTGGGCTGCCCGGCCGAAGTTCCAAACTTTGACTTCTTGACGGGCAACTGCCAAGCTGACGACACCCTCTGCTACCACTACTGCAACCCCTGCGTTCCCCACTGCACGTACACCGGGCAGCGCGTGCTGGACCCGTTAGACTGCACCAAGTTCTACCTGTGCACGCCGCCCACCATGTCCCACTTCCTGTGTCCTCACAACCAGGTGTTCAACGCCGAGACATCCCAGTGTGAGGATGATGCAGAGTGCATCGTGTCCTGTACAAATAGGAAATAA